From one bacterium genomic stretch:
- a CDS encoding permease — MTALLNFLTALWQIMLELSLWLFLGAFLAGLLKLFLPKGFVKRHTGSGKISSIFKTSLLGIPLPLCSCGVLPATIGIKKDGAGNGAAVGFLISTPQTGVDSILVTASFLGWPLALFKVLAAFFTGILGGLAVHTTEPRLSAQTATSETSIAAFKNKTPLSRWRLFWDFSVRELIGGIYQYLAIGLLVAALITVLFPANAFTNMPALQGLWGMLVMLAIAIPLYVCTTGSVPIVASLIAAGLPIGSALVFLMAGPATNAATLAAILKHFGKRITAIYLGTVVLGSIAFGLLFQSCGASLVSTTLRTHHEHQPLIMVLLNMLAAVCLTGLIGYWSGKDLTAWLQQHRKHPAPTDEILSLYVSGMTCKKCVAKIQTTLLKNRQITQVKIDLDTETVRISGHTLDEKTIIRHIQAAGYPAAKTKGIL, encoded by the coding sequence ATGACCGCACTATTAAACTTTTTAACCGCCCTCTGGCAAATTATGCTTGAACTGTCGCTATGGCTTTTCCTCGGTGCCTTCCTGGCCGGTTTACTGAAACTTTTTCTTCCCAAAGGTTTTGTCAAACGTCATACCGGCAGCGGCAAAATCAGCAGTATCTTCAAAACCTCCCTGTTGGGTATACCCTTGCCGCTCTGCTCTTGCGGTGTCTTGCCTGCCACCATCGGCATCAAAAAAGACGGTGCCGGCAATGGTGCTGCCGTCGGATTTCTCATCAGCACACCTCAAACCGGTGTGGATTCCATTCTGGTCACCGCCTCATTCCTGGGATGGCCGCTGGCGCTCTTCAAAGTACTGGCTGCTTTTTTCACCGGAATTTTGGGAGGATTGGCTGTCCACACGACCGAACCGCGCCTGTCCGCACAGACTGCAACCAGTGAAACATCAATTGCGGCATTTAAAAATAAAACCCCGCTTTCGCGTTGGCGCCTTTTTTGGGATTTTTCCGTCCGGGAACTCATCGGCGGCATCTACCAATATCTTGCGATCGGACTTTTGGTCGCAGCATTGATCACTGTTTTGTTTCCTGCCAATGCCTTTACAAACATGCCGGCTTTGCAGGGACTCTGGGGCATGCTGGTCATGCTGGCAATTGCAATCCCGCTTTATGTCTGCACCACAGGTTCCGTACCGATTGTCGCTTCTTTGATCGCTGCCGGTCTGCCAATCGGCTCTGCGCTGGTATTTCTCATGGCAGGACCGGCCACCAATGCCGCCACCTTGGCTGCCATTCTCAAACATTTCGGCAAACGTATCACCGCCATTTATCTGGGAACCGTGGTCCTCGGCAGCATTGCCTTTGGATTACTTTTTCAATCATGTGGTGCTTCCCTGGTCAGCACCACTTTGCGAACGCATCACGAGCATCAACCGCTGATCATGGTGCTCCTCAATATGCTGGCTGCGGTCTGTCTTACCGGACTCATCGGGTATTGGTCCGGCAAAGACCTGACAGCATGGCTGCAACAGCACCGCAAGCACCCGGCACCCACCGACGAAATCCTTTCGCTGTATGTTTCGGGGATGACCTGTAAAAAGTGCGTTGCCAAAATCCAAACCACACTCTTAAAAAACCGGCAGATCACCCAAGTTAAGATTGATCTTGATACCGAGACGGTCCGCATCAGCGGTCACACATTGGATGAAAAAACCATTATCCGGCACATCCAGGCTGCCGGGTATCCGGCCGCAAAAACCAAGGGGATTTTATGA
- a CDS encoding metalloregulator ArsR/SmtB family transcription factor codes for MTRSKNNNQKKIEALADLFHHLSDPNRLRIMLLLAKKELSVTELTQHLEVTLSAVSHQLKVLRQANLVSRRRVGQSSFYHLSDAHIHQLIAIGKKHVNE; via the coding sequence ATGACCCGCAGCAAAAATAACAACCAAAAAAAGATAGAAGCTCTGGCTGATCTTTTTCACCATCTGAGCGATCCCAACCGTCTGCGTATCATGCTGCTCCTGGCAAAGAAGGAACTCTCTGTCACCGAACTGACCCAACATCTGGAGGTGACACTTTCTGCTGTCTCGCATCAATTGAAGGTCTTACGGCAGGCCAATTTGGTTTCGCGACGCAGGGTCGGCCAGTCCAGTTTTTATCATTTATCCGATGCGCACATTCATCAACTGATTGCCATCGGCAAAAAACATGTCAATGAATAG
- a CDS encoding diphosphate--fructose-6-phosphate 1-phosphotransferase: MKANPELIKSWEETEKNNSLFESELRRMPLPVKKVFLEQGTIAPAGFEPSDQVIDQDRDFSEVAKAFPKLFPRTASAVLKAGTGNRPQVKGKRVAVLFSGGPAAGGHNVLVGIKKALGPDNTLLGIRQGPKGLLEGDVFEVSEEAIKRIANTGGFDFLGSDRTKIKNHEQFKQVKAVCHDQAIDALVVVGGDDSNTNAAVLAEYLFENVHSDGRGVQVIGVPKTIDGDLQAGTLLPISFGFDTATKIYAELVGNILQDTPSSRKYWHFIKLMGRSASHVALEVALQTKPAVAFISEEIAEKQLSISQIVDIICRAIARRAGKGVNHGVVLIPEGLIEFIPEMKRLISELNEVMAKSAKLLSEIHSINEKKDFIYGKISADSAKLMASLPNEFEDMLLLDRDSHGNLQVSQIPTEKLLIEMVNTRLHEMKVEPESFVGQAEGQIDLTPEEIVCFQKSKLSTNHHFFGYEGRCGAPSRFDAAYTFNLGLTAGSLALAGKTGYIVAVNALDCGGEALAIPLTGLIVMERRHGNDELVIEKALVETDSPAYKFFISVRERWSTEDYFSSPGPRQLWGPAAMQMPALVALNQGYGDLKFDLGDTISIF, from the coding sequence ATGAAAGCCAACCCGGAATTAATAAAAAGCTGGGAGGAAACGGAAAAAAATAATTCGCTGTTTGAATCCGAATTACGCCGGATGCCCTTGCCGGTAAAAAAAGTATTTTTGGAACAAGGGACGATTGCTCCGGCGGGATTTGAACCATCCGATCAAGTCATTGATCAGGATCGTGATTTTAGTGAAGTGGCAAAAGCATTTCCGAAGCTGTTTCCCCGGACGGCCAGCGCAGTTCTTAAAGCCGGCACCGGTAATCGTCCGCAGGTAAAAGGAAAACGCGTGGCTGTTTTGTTTTCCGGCGGGCCTGCTGCGGGGGGGCATAATGTTTTGGTGGGTATTAAAAAAGCACTGGGCCCGGACAATACTTTGTTGGGTATCCGGCAAGGTCCGAAAGGGCTTTTGGAAGGTGATGTGTTTGAGGTTTCAGAGGAAGCCATTAAAAGAATTGCCAATACCGGGGGGTTTGATTTTTTGGGTTCCGACCGCACAAAAATAAAGAATCATGAGCAGTTCAAGCAGGTAAAAGCAGTCTGTCATGATCAGGCGATTGATGCTTTGGTCGTGGTGGGCGGTGATGACTCCAATACCAACGCAGCCGTCCTGGCGGAGTATCTGTTTGAAAATGTACATTCCGATGGGCGCGGCGTTCAGGTTATCGGTGTACCCAAAACCATTGATGGCGATTTACAGGCCGGGACGTTGTTGCCCATTTCATTTGGTTTTGATACAGCGACCAAGATTTATGCCGAGTTGGTGGGAAATATTTTGCAGGATACGCCTTCTTCCAGAAAATACTGGCATTTTATAAAACTCATGGGCCGTAGTGCATCCCATGTGGCATTGGAAGTGGCGCTTCAAACCAAACCGGCCGTGGCGTTTATTTCCGAGGAGATAGCGGAGAAGCAGCTTTCTATTTCTCAAATTGTGGATATTATCTGCCGGGCAATTGCCCGGCGGGCCGGCAAAGGCGTCAATCACGGTGTGGTGCTTATTCCCGAAGGATTGATTGAATTTATTCCGGAAATGAAGCGGCTGATTAGTGAATTGAATGAAGTGATGGCCAAATCAGCCAAGCTGCTAAGCGAAATTCATAGTATAAACGAGAAAAAAGATTTTATTTACGGAAAAATATCAGCGGATTCAGCAAAATTGATGGCCTCGCTGCCGAATGAGTTTGAGGATATGCTGCTTTTAGACCGCGATTCGCATGGGAATCTTCAGGTTTCGCAAATTCCCACGGAAAAATTGTTGATTGAGATGGTGAATACCCGTTTGCACGAAATGAAAGTGGAGCCGGAGTCCTTTGTGGGTCAAGCGGAAGGTCAGATTGACTTGACCCCTGAGGAGATCGTATGTTTTCAGAAATCAAAGCTTTCCACCAATCATCATTTTTTTGGTTATGAAGGGCGCTGCGGTGCCCCGAGCCGGTTTGATGCCGCCTATACTTTTAATTTGGGTCTGACTGCCGGCTCACTGGCTTTGGCAGGGAAGACCGGGTACATCGTCGCAGTTAATGCATTGGACTGCGGTGGAGAAGCACTGGCCATACCTTTGACCGGTTTGATTGTTATGGAACGCAGGCACGGCAATGATGAATTGGTGATTGAGAAGGCGCTGGTCGAGACCGATTCTCCGGCGTATAAATTTTTTATTTCAGTACGTGAACGTTGGAGCACGGAGGATTATTTTTCCTCACCCGGACCGCGTCAACTCTGGGGACCGGCAGCGATGCAGATGCCGGCACTGGTTGCGCTTAATCAGGGATACGGTGACTTGAAATTTGATCTGGGAGATACAATTTCCATTTTTTAA
- a CDS encoding response regulator — MFSHLSPYFIISLAAIVFLTLIFSGILLMIIFSINRALSKRSSKLEAGNKRLETRLSAAATDLSTLRDLLQKEIDCHQQIDKDREFQDRLMRGTSEATDRLLSIFSYDEDYAIAMMEIFATIGRITNYDRVYLCENHDLPGSHHLGFSRRFEWCREEIIETINDASSKNCSYQSETFSRWHGTLSSRNPIHSLTADVPPAEQNYNLDYAIHSFLLIPIHVENGFWGFLGFDDCHTNHPWNKNEDYLLTSLAGNIANVIQRKQIHEQLQQALDIPNTILKKMPFGVIVFQKDNTIRSVNVTAVQMLGAQKEADLIQYPIDKFIPEYREFFQNNPPGTRELFLQQLNQQKLPVLCTVVPITLAGEEVILTSFVNIVEVHEARQDAEKSNKLLAESVRQANDLAVLAEQASLAKTEFLANMSHEIRTPMNAIIGMIQLVLDTEMNPEQRDYLAKALLASDSLLGLINAILDFSKIESGYLTLEEIDFDLRTVVETATETLAAKAADKNLELACRVSPTTPTTLIGDPGRLRQIILNLTGNAIKFTDQGEIILSVDIKSESEKKVEIVLNISDTGIGIAPEKQQLIFDTFTQADTSTTRRYGGTGLGLSITKQLVELMGGSITLDSQIGQGSQFTLTIPFVLQSHPKTVEPAPTVPLENMRALIVDDNAINRQIFREILQSWKMITSEADNGRMAIDQLQAAYQKGEPFHLLLLDILMPEMDGFTVATTIAHEPYYQDLKTFIVTSAGIRGDGARSRKLGITGYLTKPIKKSELFHSLSEGFSQKPKQLAKPTMITKHTIKERISRLNILVVEDNAINRQLMLALLGKRGDAVAEAEDGLQALTCMTEQHFDLILMDVQMPRMDGFETTREIRKQEQTTGGHIPIIAMTAHALKGDREHCLEAGMDDYISKPIERKLLFELIDKYAQSIRSAKRSQAESWTSNPPKDAVITDAPDLPIIHFKTALDRADGDKTLLKDLLISFSDQSQATLTTLQSQIELADYDAIRKTAHTLKGTAANLSCERVRQYAQYMETMAKSNASSTKLTQTLSTLQQEVVSLKEYIMTDAMLV, encoded by the coding sequence GTGTTCTCCCATCTGAGCCCCTATTTCATTATCAGTCTGGCCGCAATCGTATTTTTGACCCTGATCTTTTCGGGCATATTACTCATGATCATTTTCTCCATCAACCGCGCCCTTAGCAAAAGAAGCTCAAAACTTGAAGCCGGCAATAAGCGTCTGGAAACGCGCTTAAGCGCGGCCGCCACGGATCTTTCTACGCTCCGTGATTTACTGCAAAAAGAAATCGATTGTCATCAACAAATTGACAAAGACCGGGAATTCCAGGACCGGCTGATGCGCGGCACCTCGGAAGCTACTGATCGTCTCCTCTCCATTTTCAGCTATGATGAAGATTATGCAATTGCCATGATGGAAATTTTTGCAACCATAGGCCGCATTACCAACTATGACCGTGTCTATTTATGCGAAAACCACGATCTGCCCGGCAGCCACCACCTGGGATTCAGCCGCCGGTTCGAGTGGTGCCGCGAAGAAATCATCGAGACAATCAATGATGCTTCCTCAAAAAACTGCAGTTATCAGTCCGAAACCTTCTCCCGGTGGCACGGTACCCTCTCGTCGCGCAATCCCATCCACAGCCTCACTGCCGACGTTCCCCCTGCAGAACAAAATTATAATCTCGATTATGCTATCCATTCTTTCTTGTTGATTCCCATTCATGTTGAGAATGGTTTTTGGGGATTTCTTGGATTTGATGATTGTCACACCAATCATCCCTGGAATAAAAATGAAGATTACCTGCTGACATCTTTGGCCGGCAACATTGCCAATGTCATCCAACGTAAACAAATCCACGAACAATTGCAACAGGCATTGGATATACCCAACACTATTCTGAAAAAAATGCCCTTCGGGGTCATCGTTTTCCAAAAAGACAATACCATCCGCAGTGTAAATGTGACTGCCGTCCAAATGCTGGGTGCGCAAAAGGAAGCGGACCTGATTCAGTATCCGATTGATAAATTCATCCCAGAATACAGGGAATTTTTTCAAAACAACCCTCCCGGAACCCGGGAATTATTTCTACAACAGTTAAACCAGCAGAAATTGCCGGTTTTATGTACAGTCGTCCCGATTACGCTGGCCGGCGAAGAGGTTATTTTAACCTCGTTTGTCAACATTGTCGAAGTACACGAAGCCCGCCAGGACGCTGAAAAATCCAACAAATTATTGGCCGAATCTGTCCGGCAAGCCAATGATCTGGCCGTTTTGGCGGAACAAGCCAGTCTGGCCAAAACTGAATTTCTGGCCAATATGAGCCATGAAATCCGAACGCCGATGAATGCCATTATTGGCATGATTCAACTGGTCCTGGATACTGAGATGAACCCTGAACAACGTGATTATCTTGCCAAAGCCTTGTTGGCCTCTGATTCATTGCTGGGATTAATCAATGCCATTCTTGACTTTTCCAAGATTGAGTCCGGTTACCTGACCCTGGAGGAAATTGATTTTGACTTGCGTACTGTGGTCGAGACCGCCACCGAGACCCTGGCCGCCAAAGCAGCGGATAAAAATCTTGAACTTGCCTGCCGTGTCTCCCCAACCACACCAACAACATTAATCGGCGATCCGGGCAGACTGCGGCAGATCATCCTCAACTTAACCGGCAATGCGATCAAATTCACCGACCAAGGCGAAATAATCCTATCGGTCGATATAAAAAGCGAATCTGAGAAAAAAGTCGAAATCGTCCTGAATATTTCTGATACCGGGATAGGGATTGCTCCGGAAAAACAGCAACTTATTTTCGATACCTTCACCCAGGCCGACACCTCAACCACCCGGCGGTATGGCGGAACCGGTCTTGGATTATCCATCACCAAACAATTGGTTGAACTCATGGGCGGCAGCATTACTCTGGATAGCCAGATCGGCCAGGGCAGCCAATTCACACTGACGATTCCCTTCGTGCTGCAAAGCCATCCGAAAACAGTGGAGCCTGCTCCGACTGTCCCGCTGGAAAACATGCGTGCCCTGATTGTAGACGACAATGCCATCAATCGTCAAATTTTCAGGGAAATTCTACAGAGCTGGAAAATGATCACTTCAGAAGCCGACAATGGCCGGATGGCCATCGATCAATTACAAGCAGCGTATCAGAAAGGCGAACCGTTCCATCTTTTGCTGCTGGATATTTTGATGCCCGAGATGGACGGATTTACCGTGGCAACCACCATTGCGCATGAGCCGTATTATCAAGACCTTAAAACTTTCATCGTCACCTCGGCAGGAATACGCGGCGATGGCGCCCGTTCACGCAAACTGGGAATTACCGGTTATCTGACCAAACCCATAAAAAAATCCGAACTATTCCATTCCCTTTCCGAAGGATTTAGTCAAAAACCAAAGCAGCTTGCCAAACCAACAATGATCACCAAGCATACGATCAAGGAACGCATTTCACGCTTAAATATTTTAGTAGTGGAAGACAATGCCATCAACCGGCAGCTCATGCTCGCCTTATTGGGCAAACGCGGTGATGCTGTGGCAGAGGCGGAAGATGGCCTACAGGCACTCACCTGTATGACAGAACAACACTTTGACCTCATCTTGATGGATGTGCAAATGCCGCGCATGGATGGATTTGAGACCACCCGGGAAATCCGAAAACAGGAGCAAACGACCGGCGGACACATCCCGATCATTGCCATGACCGCGCATGCCTTAAAAGGCGACCGCGAACACTGCCTGGAAGCAGGCATGGATGATTATATTTCCAAACCCATTGAGCGCAAATTGCTTTTTGAGCTGATCGACAAGTATGCCCAAAGCATTCGCAGTGCCAAGCGGTCCCAAGCTGAATCATGGACTTCCAATCCACCGAAAGATGCCGTCATCACCGATGCGCCGGATCTTCCCATCATCCATTTCAAGACAGCCTTGGACCGTGCCGACGGAGATAAAACACTGCTCAAGGACCTGTTAATTTCATTTTCCGATCAATCCCAAGCGACCTTGACAACATTGCAATCGCAGATAGAACTCGCGGACTACGATGCCATCCGAAAAACCGCGCACACACTCAAAGGCACGGCAGCCAATCTTTCCTGCGAACGTGTCCGGCAATATGCACAGTATATGGAAACCATGGCCAAATCAAACGCATCCTCTACCAAGCTTACGCAAACCCTGTCCACACTCCAACAGGAAGTGGTCTCCTTAAAAGAATACATCATGACCGATGCAATGCTGGTATAA
- a CDS encoding small ribosomal subunit Rsm22 family protein, whose translation MTLFPQPTVTERLNKKLPDLIALWRDHFNLPGPRHRLRLQETTAIAKKLRLLSQGLTRERKLAGKNYFSDPYQFGAYLFFFWPVSYAQARFVLDPLVPGFKTILEMGSGAAPLGTAAGDLNAGSVTALDRSSEALFFAKKIIQQQKKKITTTLWHGGTTPASLPGHFDLISFQHVLNELWPKDPAREQSILKLLKSAASHLTPRGQLLLIEPALTETSRCLLRIRNALLDQGFTLAGPCLTQMHCPALSKPSDSCHIDWPWSPPSLTEELARLSGFKKHDLKMTYFLFHKSGPPPQTPLTTGSFLIVSEPMLSKNKRIRFIGCGPAGRLGLALHPKNRAASNALFFTLKRGDHIRIHDYECQENGIRLHQGSGVEVLSRAIK comes from the coding sequence ATGACCCTTTTCCCGCAGCCAACCGTCACCGAACGTTTAAATAAAAAGCTGCCTGACCTGATTGCATTGTGGCGGGACCATTTCAACCTCCCCGGACCGCGCCATCGTCTACGCCTTCAGGAAACCACCGCCATCGCAAAAAAACTACGCCTCTTATCCCAGGGGTTGACCCGCGAACGAAAATTGGCCGGGAAAAATTATTTTTCCGATCCCTATCAATTCGGTGCATACCTATTCTTTTTCTGGCCTGTTTCTTACGCCCAGGCGCGGTTCGTGCTGGACCCTCTCGTCCCGGGATTCAAGACCATCCTCGAGATGGGCTCCGGTGCTGCACCGCTGGGTACCGCCGCAGGCGACCTCAATGCCGGATCAGTCACCGCCCTGGATCGAAGCTCCGAAGCGCTCTTTTTTGCAAAAAAAATAATCCAGCAGCAAAAAAAGAAAATCACCACGACCCTCTGGCACGGCGGGACCACCCCCGCTTCCCTGCCAGGTCATTTTGATCTCATAAGTTTCCAGCATGTCCTCAATGAATTGTGGCCAAAAGATCCCGCCCGGGAACAAAGCATTCTTAAACTCCTTAAATCTGCGGCATCTCATCTCACACCCCGGGGTCAACTTCTCCTCATTGAGCCTGCGCTGACTGAGACCTCCCGGTGCCTCCTTAGGATCAGAAATGCTTTGCTGGACCAGGGATTCACACTTGCCGGGCCCTGTCTAACCCAAATGCATTGTCCCGCACTTTCTAAACCCAGTGACAGTTGTCATATTGATTGGCCCTGGTCTCCCCCTTCCCTGACCGAAGAGTTGGCCCGCTTATCCGGATTCAAAAAACATGATCTGAAAATGACATACTTTCTTTTTCATAAATCAGGCCCGCCCCCGCAAACCCCTTTGACCACGGGTTCATTCCTGATTGTCTCTGAACCCATGCTCTCAAAAAACAAGCGCATCCGGTTTATCGGGTGCGGACCTGCTGGCCGGCTCGGTCTTGCGCTGCATCCCAAAAACCGCGCTGCATCAAACGCGCTTTTTTTCACGCTCAAACGGGGCGACCACATCCGCATTCATGATTATGAATGCCAAGAAAACGGTATCCGGCTGCATCAGGGGTCTGGCGTCGAAGTGCTTTCGCGGGCAATAAAATAA
- the eno gene encoding phosphopyruvate hydratase, whose product MSTKIKAVKALEILDSRGNPTVRVMVTLENGVVAKASVPSGASTGEHEAVELRDGDQSRYLGKGTTKAVANVNGPIAQAVIGKDALDFKAIDKIMIDLDGTPNKAKFGANAILGVSMAVVAAGAQSKGMPIYKYLGGDDACILPAPMMNIINGGQHADNSVDFQEFMAMPLGLPSFKEALRAGAEVFHNLAKILKKKGYSTAVGDEGGFAPNLKSNEEACDVIIEAIKAAGYEPGKDIFIALDPATASFYEDGKYNLKDSGSGIKTTDEMIALWTQWIEKYPIVSIEDALDENDWDGFKRFTAEVGDKIQIVGDDLLVTNPVFVKKGIEMKAANAVLVKVNQIGSISETIDTINLCKAAGWNYIISHRSGETEDTFIADLAVAMGGAEIKTGSASRSDRIAKYNRLLEIEDELGDKAVYKNVVSK is encoded by the coding sequence ATGTCAACAAAAATTAAGGCAGTGAAGGCATTGGAGATTTTGGATTCGCGCGGTAATCCGACTGTTCGCGTCATGGTCACACTGGAAAATGGCGTGGTTGCCAAAGCTTCGGTTCCTTCAGGCGCTTCGACCGGTGAGCATGAAGCGGTTGAGCTGCGTGACGGCGATCAATCGCGCTATTTGGGAAAAGGAACTACCAAAGCCGTGGCCAATGTGAATGGTCCCATCGCCCAGGCGGTCATTGGGAAGGATGCCCTGGATTTTAAGGCAATTGATAAAATCATGATTGATCTGGATGGCACACCGAATAAAGCAAAATTCGGCGCCAATGCCATTTTGGGTGTCTCCATGGCAGTGGTTGCAGCCGGTGCCCAGTCCAAGGGTATGCCGATTTATAAATATCTGGGCGGTGATGATGCCTGTATTTTACCGGCACCTATGATGAACATCATTAATGGCGGTCAACATGCCGATAACAGTGTGGATTTTCAGGAATTTATGGCCATGCCTTTGGGTTTGCCGTCTTTTAAAGAAGCATTGCGTGCCGGTGCCGAGGTTTTTCATAATCTCGCGAAAATCCTTAAGAAAAAGGGTTATTCAACAGCGGTAGGTGATGAAGGTGGTTTTGCACCGAATTTGAAAAGCAACGAAGAAGCCTGTGATGTTATTATCGAAGCGATTAAAGCGGCGGGTTATGAACCTGGTAAGGACATTTTCATCGCGCTTGATCCGGCCACTGCGTCCTTCTACGAAGATGGCAAGTACAATTTGAAGGATTCCGGCAGCGGGATCAAAACAACCGACGAAATGATTGCGCTTTGGACACAATGGATTGAAAAGTATCCGATCGTATCAATTGAAGATGCACTGGATGAAAATGATTGGGACGGGTTTAAACGTTTCACAGCGGAAGTTGGCGACAAAATTCAAATTGTGGGTGATGACTTGTTGGTGACCAATCCGGTATTTGTTAAAAAGGGCATTGAAATGAAGGCGGCCAATGCAGTTTTAGTTAAAGTCAATCAGATCGGTTCGATTTCTGAAACAATCGATACGATTAATTTATGTAAGGCTGCGGGCTGGAATTATATTATCTCCCACCGCAGCGGTGAGACTGAGGATACTTTCATTGCCGATCTGGCAGTGGCCATGGGCGGCGCGGAAATCAAGACCGGGTCTGCCAGCCGGAGCGACCGGATCGCCAAATATAACCGGTTGCTTGAGATTGAAGATGAATTGGGTGATAAAGCAGTCTATAAAAATGTTGTAAGCAAATAA
- the otsB gene encoding trehalose-phosphatase codes for MTLQTDLTFPDTTFFNHLEQASQKLLLLDFDGTLSPFVDDRFKAFPYPGVTDLLYEIIAKPTSRVVIVTGRPLNEILPLLNMQPNPEIWGSHGWQHLLTDGTTEDFPLPDDIRNILETVKNDFQRQIPIEKMDIKPSSVAVHWRGLDNKQRETFSKHAQAVCEPFQNHAGLELQAFDGGLELRVKGRDKGTSVKAILKDSPNDIFATFLGDDKTDEDAFAALGNAGQGILVRNEFRPTDADFWIHPPEELLDFLRKWRDAC; via the coding sequence ATGACCCTACAAACAGATCTGACCTTCCCTGATACAACTTTTTTCAATCATCTCGAGCAGGCTTCACAAAAACTACTTCTATTGGATTTTGACGGCACCTTATCACCTTTTGTCGATGACCGCTTCAAAGCCTTTCCCTATCCCGGCGTAACTGATCTTCTCTATGAAATTATTGCCAAACCCACTTCTCGCGTCGTGATTGTGACCGGTCGCCCCTTAAATGAAATTTTACCGCTGCTTAATATGCAGCCCAACCCGGAGATTTGGGGTTCGCATGGATGGCAGCATCTCTTGACAGACGGCACCACCGAAGACTTCCCGCTTCCTGATGATATCCGGAACATTCTTGAAACCGTTAAAAATGATTTCCAAAGACAAATCCCGATTGAAAAAATGGATATCAAACCCAGCTCTGTGGCAGTCCACTGGCGAGGCCTGGATAACAAACAGCGCGAAACATTTTCAAAACACGCGCAAGCTGTGTGCGAGCCTTTTCAAAATCACGCCGGACTGGAACTTCAGGCATTTGACGGCGGACTGGAACTCAGGGTAAAAGGCCGGGACAAAGGCACCTCGGTCAAAGCTATTTTAAAAGACTCTCCGAATGATATTTTTGCCACATTTTTAGGTGATGATAAAACGGATGAAGATGCCTTTGCCGCTTTGGGCAATGCCGGTCAGGGCATTTTGGTACGCAACGAGTTCCGCCCCACTGATGCCGATTTTTGGATCCACCCGCCGGAAGAATTGCTGGATTTTCTGAGAAAATGGCGGGATGCCTGTTGA
- a CDS encoding fused MFS/spermidine synthase, whose amino-acid sequence MKKTVRKTEWVTNDFGHTYTGTRLYAGKSKFQNMEIHRNQTFGTMLFLDGKIQISERDENRYHQYLVAAPLLAHRAPKSVCIIGGGDCFSLEEVAKHTSLKRILMLEIDKGVVNFCTRHYPVIQKVRKDPRIEIIYQDARQYLETTRESFDVLIIDLTEPHGPSKMLYTREFYRICQKHLTRGGILSIHTDNHFLFPTSFATIYKTLTSVFPHILTARVDMPCFGMGWTYRMASAQPIAYQRLVTNTKHFRSKKISLEHFTPSTYLVEPTPEELNVLKKHGRISTDRRPFDKFESMEQKVTR is encoded by the coding sequence TTGAAAAAAACGGTTCGCAAAACCGAGTGGGTGACCAATGATTTCGGACATACGTATACGGGAACCCGCCTGTATGCAGGAAAATCTAAATTCCAGAATATGGAAATACATCGTAATCAAACATTCGGCACCATGCTTTTCCTGGACGGAAAAATCCAGATCTCGGAACGTGATGAAAACCGGTATCACCAATACCTCGTTGCAGCTCCCTTGCTGGCACACCGCGCCCCTAAAAGCGTCTGTATTATCGGCGGCGGCGATTGTTTCTCCCTGGAAGAAGTTGCCAAGCACACCTCGCTTAAACGAATCTTGATGCTGGAAATCGATAAAGGTGTGGTTAATTTTTGCACCCGCCATTACCCGGTTATTCAGAAAGTACGCAAAGATCCGAGAATCGAAATTATTTACCAGGATGCCCGGCAATACCTTGAGACAACCCGGGAATCTTTTGACGTTTTAATCATTGATCTCACTGAGCCGCACGGCCCCTCCAAAATGCTTTATACCCGGGAATTTTACCGCATCTGTCAAAAACACCTTACCCGTGGCGGAATTTTATCCATCCATACAGACAATCATTTTCTTTTCCCTACAAGTTTTGCCACGATCTACAAAACCCTCACGAGTGTTTTCCCTCACATCCTCACCGCACGTGTGGATATGCCCTGTTTCGGTATGGGCTGGACCTACCGGATGGCATCTGCACAGCCGATCGCTTATCAGCGTTTGGTCACGAACACCAAGCACTTTCGCTCAAAAAAAATAAGTCTGGAGCACTTCACACCTTCAACCTATCTGGTCGAACCCACACCGGAAGAATTGAATGTGCTGAAAAAGCACGGACGCATTTCAACCGACCGGCGACCGTTTGATAAATTCGAATCCATGGAACAAAAAGTCACCCGCTAA